In Taeniopygia guttata chromosome Z, bTaeGut7.mat, whole genome shotgun sequence, one genomic interval encodes:
- the ANKRD34B gene encoding ankyrin repeat domain-containing protein 34B: MEAADVPPEGYSLIKAVYQRRLRLTRLLIDGGAYVNESNSRGQTPLMVACMTPHADLQSASKARMVKYLLDNKADPNIQDKSGKTALMHACLEKAGPEVVSLLLMSGADPSLPDHSNRSALVYAINAADRDTLELLLKACKARGKEVIIITTDKSASGRQKTKQYLNVPPPDLAECTSPADCASLSDIEPNEGPEDPFSFKELYGGQQGDSSSERVPLMTKSSSTPARFKLTQVLQCDPWLKCCPAVFQQRKIASPQELQCISPMEELSCKVTGLDLCKSVTTGHKGRDRKDTAQALKTPDQTMSRKALRDAVNYQTPLVEEKHNPSEIPMGMDASLGQISLLSNLGSILKKGSGEPNYNISSSQLTNTLVPAADTKGSKSPKGNKEILPTYQTLLPSPRRVLEMSPVSPRGRNQAPLEEEGSGALVLDQTRPGFLPPLNGSPRPPVPELTVINTVSGMISYGQTHLVPPGSAFPKGTKETNLLRRRPYEQITV, translated from the coding sequence ATGGAGGCCGCGGACGTGCCGCCCGAGGGCTACTCGCTGATCAAGGCGGTGTACCAGCGGCGGCTGCGCCTGACACGGCTGCTGATCGACGGCGGGGCCTACGTCAACGAGAGCAACAGCCGCGGCCAGACGCCGCTGATGGTGGCCTGCATGACCCCGCACGCCGACCTGCAGAGCGCCAGCAAGGCCAGGATGGTCAAGTACCTGCTGGACAACAAGGCCGACCCCAACATCCAGGACAAGTCTGGGAAGACGGCGCTGATGCACGCCTGCCTGGAGAAGGCCGGGCCCGAGgtggtgtccctgctgctgaTGAGCGGCGCCGACCCCAGCCTGCCCGACCACTCCAACCGCTCCGCGCTGGTGTACGCCATCAACGCCGCCGACAGAGacaccctggagctgctgctcaagGCCTGCAAGGCGCGAGGGAAGGAAGTCATCATCATCACCACAGACAAGTCCGCCTCCGGCAGGCAGAAAACGAAGCAGTACCTGAACGTGCCTCCTCCAGACCTGGCGGAATGCACCTCCCCGGCTGATTGCGCCTCCCTGTCAGACATAGAACCAAACGAGGGTCCAGAAGACCCTTTCAGCTTTAAAGAGCTGTATGGTGGGCAACAGGGGGACAGCTCATCTGAAAGAGTGCCTCTAATGACCAAATCCAGCTCCACACCAGCACGGTTCAAGCTGACGCAGGTGCTGCAGTGTGATCCGTGGCTGAAGTGCTGTCCAGCAGTGTTTCAGCAGAGGAAAATTGCTTCTCCACAAGAACTTCAGTGTATCAGTCCCATGGAAGAGCTCTCCTGTAAAGTCACCGGCCTCGACTTGTGCAAGAGTGTCACCACCGGTCACAAAGGCAGAGACAGGAAGGACACTGCTCAGGCGCTGAAAACCCCTGATCAAACCATGTCAAGGAAAGCACTGCGTGATGCAGTAAACTATCAGACTCCTCTTGTTGAAGAGAAACATAACCCCAGTGAGATTCCCATGGGCATGGATGCCAGTTTGGGACAAATCAGCTTACTTTCAAACCTTGGTAGTATTCTCAAGAAAGGAAGTGGAGAACCAAATTACAACATCTCCAGTTCTCAGTTAACTAACACTCTAGTTCCTGCTGCTGATACCAAAGGTAGTAAGTCaccaaaaggaaataaagagatTCTGCCCACATACCAGACTTTGTTACCAAGTCCAAGAAGAGTTCTGGAGATGTCTCCTGTTTCTCCAAGAGGCAGAAATCAGGCTCCTCTAGAGGAAGAGGGCTCAGGAGCCCTAGTGTTGGATCAGACGAGGCCAGGCTTCCTGCCTCCACTGAATGGGAGCCCCCGCCCCCCAGTTCCAGAGCTCACTGTCATTAACACAGTTTCTGGAATGATTTCTTACGGACAAACTCACTTAGTACCAccaggatctgccttccctaAGGGGACCAAAGAGACAAATCTGCTGCGGAGGAGGCCGTACGAGCAGATCACAGTCTGA